A genomic window from Betta splendens chromosome 24, fBetSpl5.4, whole genome shotgun sequence includes:
- the LOC114849963 gene encoding kinesin-like protein KIF26A isoform X3 translates to MYSQYWSSVHRRRPDHRRFTLVEGDPPLPPDSTCRRKWLHSAEEEVRKSCASRPNPEGEPGQSSGSEDELQSLCQRCHIMASQLNRQAAALADTAALKDPAYASFLFDKLQRLQFPRRGAHASVDAHCNVCGASYQQLRRLALRRALGFSRDMTPRPATPGIPTITPTPSASKSCWVSEELLVKRQQGAEAPWGWGGVQSAYLGGGGVKALATVTPLLTNNLEGVWRVSVCRPGEQHAMGLTSNKDNMTMKRSPPTNVLQHAVHSVSTQTSQPPSAAVAFFIRAAQKLSLSHRKKSQPGPRPSPGEAPRALLYTGGFSGALQLSPPAVPPCLLRGGAKVKDTPGMGKVRVMVRICSVHSSESSESMSFLKVEVRKKQLTLCETAAGGRSSAPKTFTFDAVFSQDASQAEVCSGTVAGIIQSVVNGADGCIFCYGHANLGKTYTMIGRDCSTQSLGVAPTAISWLFKVIEEWKEKAGTRFSVRVSAVEISGSEETLTDLLADLSCSSGGSQEAPGPAVSLRQDPLCGSQLQNQTELLVTSAEQAAFYLDAALAARRSSQTPNDQKARRNSHFLFTLHLYQERADKSKKAAVSGRSRLHLLDLGSCDAGAGQCLSLSALGNVILALANGAKHIPYRDSKLTMLLSESLGNINCRTTMIAHISDSPANYMETLTTVQLASRIHRMKKKKSKYSSSSSGGDSSCEEGPSRRPPHLRPLHPRTVTLDPDTPLLLDPDYSSSSEHSCDTVIYIGPGGTTISDREVSDNEGPPSFVPIIPSLNKKQVKDAPKSDGDHLKCNTFAELQERLDCIDGSEGPAAFSTEAKVAGRTSIRTQTRAMKPDRNPLQAFSEHTSITCSNKSDDVQHTSADADKVPASPLQPHMVQLSENSDPVVQEKVYLRAGIANTPSNATVRTLPLGINLQALKHSVERVPCTVRCPVELNIVRASLLGQCLDTDLLRTTVTLHQPVELNGEDELVFTVVEDLPHAVVPDNGHPSNLLSFSGSRSLEAFTSSTLPVSIISSINDEYDAYMSQQEAVGDGEVLPQQGNKSFVGCWPSGDANTSKDRNMAAQDVPTLTLPSLQHGIKSSLNDCGVCFSELDSDPATPSKTSFTKCSPYPDLAKSSQGSVKSRAQVPHQTPHANLPKKTKPTSTAAVNTQNDLFQGSGTFNSREKVFLSVGRPPRNGITSTSSRSPGGNSNSVPRPPKAQTLSSAPRVVAGCEKSGGRRGETLIKLPQLTRVATTLGTVSVPQSPELKCSQEGPGGTLKFSSLGKKSNAQMTHLISKSACGSISPPTSVAQSSQEQSALKASNNVEKSLSSKTSIFEEEFNIRHRADSIRHRTSSLRNEQVSARTSPSLETQGAKANFPKTFGSLMSLERCDSQSGNQSELFGENSGAASGGNGKCYRSVPKLGIPTSTSTFASSSIVPQANKLGQVRGTSGSQATICGRLKSRTLSSSNPKSFSSSHKTLDYATKHNTSLPLTGKAQAQTGLRGTIMGTKQAISRAANSRVSELVAGSPIKQLGRGPGLIASDGTDSWTSNFSGSQTNTPLPSPYSKITAPRRPQRYSSGHGSDNSSVLSGELPPAMGRTALFYHSGGSSGYESMIRDSETTGSTSSAHDSMSESRASSSKSRASKSSRKRGNAGDILIQILQRFKDLTRNVRPALKLDSLSSSTHSRSIDGKSDRTIKLVSSG, encoded by the exons ATGTATTCTCAGTACTGGAGCTCGGTTCATAGGCGCCGTCCGGACCACAGGAGGTTTACG CTGGTGGAGGGggaccctcctcttcctcctgactCAACGTGTCGGAGGAAGTGGCTCCATTCGGCtgaagaggaggtgaggaagagCTGCGCGTCGCGCCCGAACCCTGAAGGCGAGCCGGGCCAGTCCAGCGGATCGGAGGACGAGCTGCAGAGCCTGTGCCAGCGCTGCCACATCATGGCATCACAGCTGAACagacaagctgctgctctggccgACACCGCGGCGCTGAAG GATCCGGCCTATgcctccttcctctttgataagCTGCAGCGCCTCCAGTTCCCTCGCCGCGGGGCCCACGCTTCTGTTGATGCCCACTGTAATGTCTGCGGTGCCTCCTACCAGCAGCTGAGACGCCTCGCTCTGCGCCGGGCTCTGGGCTTCAGCAGAGACATGACGCCCCGTCCCGCCACCCCAGGTATTCCCACCATCACCCCAACACCTTCGGCCTCAAAGAGCTGCTGGGTgagcgaggagctgctggtgaagcGGCAACAGGGAGCTGAGGCCCCCTGGGGATGGGGTGGAGTCCAGAGCGCCTACCTGGGAGGGGGAGGAGTCAAAGCGTTGGCCACAGTCACACCTCTACTTACAAACAACCTGGAAGGAGTGTGGAGGGTCTCTGTCTGCAGACCCGGGGAACAGCATGCCATG GGTTTGACTTCAAATAAAGACAACATGACCATGAAGCGTTCGCCTCCGACCAACGTCCTCCAGCATGCAGTTCATAGCGTCTCCACTCAGACCAGCCAGCCACCGTCGGCTGCTGTCGCCTTTTTCATCAG GGCGGCTCAGAAGCTCAGTCTGTCCCACAGGAAGAAGTCCCAGCCTGGGCCCCGCCCCTCACCCGGTGAGGCCCCCAGGGCTCTGCTGTACACAGGGGGCTTCAGTGGGGCCCTGCAGCTCTCCCCACCTGCCGTGCCACCATGTCTGCTCAGAGGGGGGGCAAAGGTCAAGGATACGCCAGGGATGGGCAAG GTCAGAGTGATGGTTCGGATCTGTTCGGTCCACAGCAGCGAATCCTCGGAGTCCATGTCCTTCCTCAAGGTCGAGGTCCGAAAGAAGCAGCTGACCCTGTGTGAGACAGCGGCTGGTGGGCGGTCCTCAGCACCAAAAACCTTCACATTCGATGCCGTCTTCTCCCAGGATGCGTCACAG GCCGAGGTATGTTCAGGGACGGTGGCGGGCATCATCCAGTCGGTGGTTAATGGAGCCGACGGCTGCATCTTCTGTTACGGACACGCTAACCTTG GTAAAACCTACACCATGATTGGTCGAGACTGCTCCACACAGAGTCTGGGCGTGGCTCCGACCGCCATCTCCTGGCTCTTTAAGGTGATCGAGGAGTGGAAGGAGAAGGCTGGCACTCGTTTCTCTGTCAGAGTGTCTGCTGTGGAGATCTCCGGTAGCGAGGAGACGCTCACCGACCTGCTGGCAGAcctgtcctgctcttctggGGGTTCCCAGGAGGCTCCCGGCCCAGCAGTGTCGCTGAGACAAGACCCGCTATGTGGATCACAG ctgcagaaccagacagaGCTTCTGGTGACCAGTGCAGAGCAAGCTGCGTTCTATCTGGACGCTGCCCTGGCAGCTCGGAGGAGCAGTCAGACTCCAAATGACCAGAAGGCTCGGAGGAactctcacttcctgttcacccTGCACCTCTACCAGGAGAGAGCGGACAAGAGTAAAAAGGCCGCAG TGTCGGGTCGGAGCCGTCTTCACCTCCTGGACTTGGGGAGCTGTGATGCAGGTGCAGGCCAGTGTCTGTCCCTATCTGCCCTGGGAAATGTCATCCTCGCCCTGGCCAATGGGGCCAAGCACATTCCATACAG GGACAGTAAGCTCACCATGCTGCTCAGTGAATCCCTGGGCAACATCAACTGTCGAACCACCATGATCGCTCACATCTCTGACTCCCCGGCAAACTACATGGAGACACTGACTACGGTGCAGCTGGCGTCTCGCATTCATcgcatgaagaagaagaagtcaaag tactcctccagctcctccggaGGGGACAGTTCCTGTGAGGAGGGGCCATCCCGTCGACCTCCTCATCTTCGACCCCTCCACCCTCGCACTGTGACCTTAGACCCAGACACACCCCTGCTGCTCGATCCTGACTATTCATCCAGCAGCGAGCACTCCTGCGACACAGTCATCTACATTGGGCCGGGAGGTACAACCATTTCGGATCGAGAAGTAAGCGATAATGAGGGGCCACCTTCCTTCGTCCCCATCATCCCCTCCTTGAACAAAAAGCAAGTCAAGGATGCACCCAAGTCTGATGGGGATCATCTTAAGTGTAACACATTTGCAGAGCTGCAAGAGAGGCTTGACTGTATTGATGGCAGCGAAGGCCCAGCTGCTTTCAGTACAGAGGCGAAGGTAGCAGGAAGAACATCAATTAGGACTCAAACCAGAGCCATGAAACCTGATAGGAACCCCCTCCAAGCGTTTTCAGAACACACATCGATCACATGCAGCAATAAATCTGATGATGTTCAGCACACGAGTGCAGATGCAGACAAAGTTCCAGCCAGCCCTCTTCAGCCACATATGGTCCAGCTCAGTGAGAACTCAGACCCTGTGGTTCAAGAGAAGGTCTACCTCAGGGCAGGTATAGCCAACACCCCCAGTAATGCAACTGTTAGGACTCTCCCACTGGGCATAAATCTACAAGCACTGAAGCACAGTGTGGAAAGGGTCCCTTGTACTGTCAGGTGTCCTGTTGAGCTCAACATTGTCCGGGCATCTCTGCTGGGCCAATGCCTTGACACAGATTTGCTGAGAACAACAGTGACTTTGCACCAGCCTGTTGAGTTGAACGGAGAAGATGAGCTTGTGTTTACTGTTGTAGAGGACCTTCCACATGCTGTTGTCCCAGACAACGGCCACCCCTCCAACCTCCTTAGCTTCAGTGGTTCTAGATCTTTAGAGGCCTTCACCTCGAGCACTCTCCCTGTGAGCATCATCAGCAGTATTAACGATGAGTATGATGCTTACATGTCTCAACAAGAAGCCGTGGGGGACGGGGAAGTGTTACCTCAACAAGGAAACAAGTCATTTGTTGGCTGTTGGCCCAGTGGTGATGCAAATACAAGCAAAGATAGAAACATGGCAGCACAGGATGTACCTACACTGACTCTGCCATCTTTGCAGCATGGAATCAAGAGCTCGCTGAATGACTGCGGTGTCTGTTTTTCAGAGCTGGACAGTGACCCTGCTACTCCAAGTAAAACTTCTTTTACCAAGTGCTCTCCCTACCCTGACTTAGCTAAATCTTCTCAAGGCTCTGTCAAGTCAAGAGCCCAGGTCCCCCACCAGACCCCTCATGCCAATCTTCCTAAGAAAACAAAGCCTACCTCAACTGCAGCTGTTAACACACAGAATGACTTGTTTCAGGGAAGCGGTACCTTTAACTCCAGAGAGAAGGTGTTTCTTTCTGTAGGTAGGCCGCCAAGAAATGGTATAACAAGCACTTCCTCCAGAAGCCCAGGAGGGAATAGTAATAGTGTACCTCGACCACCGAAGGCACAAACATTGTCCTCAGCCCCGAGGGTTGTGGCCGGCTGTGAGAAGTCTGGTGGCAGGCGAGGAGAGACTCTTATAAAGCTGCCACAACTCACCCGAGTTGCAACAACGCTAGGAACAGTTTCTGTCCCCCAGAGTCCAGAATTGAAATGCAGCCAAGAAGGACCAGGAGGTACTCTGAAATTCTCATCTTTAGGAAAAAAGTCAAATGCTCAGATGACCCATTTGATCTCCAAATCTGCATGTGGAAGTATCTCTCCTCCTACTTCTGTTGCACAGTCAAGCCAAGAACAAAGTGCCTTAAAAGCAAGCAACAATGTTGAAAAGTCCTTGTCTTCTAAAACATCAATCTTCGAGGAAGAATTTAACATCAGGCATCGAGCAGATTCAATCAGGCACAGAACTTCTAGTTTAAGGAATGAACAGGTCTCTGCCAGGACATCTCCCAGCCTCGAGACACAAGGAGCAAAAGCAAATTTCCCAAAGACCTTTGGGAGTCTGATGTCTCTGGAGAGATGTGACAGTCAAAGTGGAAACCAGTCTGAACTCTTCGGAGAGAACAGTGGTGCTGCCTCAGGAGGTAATGGCAAATGCTACAGATCCGTGCCAAAACTTGGGATTCCTACTTCCACCTCCACGTTTGCTTCTTCCTCTATTGTTCCACAGGCAAACAAACTGGGGCAGGTTCGAGGCACCAGTGGTTCACAAGCTACTATTTGTGGTAGATTAAAAAGTCGGACATTGTCTTCCAGCAACCCGAAGAGCTTCAGTTCTTCACACAAAACACTTGATTATGCTACTAAACACAATACCAGCTTACCGCTAACTGGTAAGGCTCAAGCTCAAACTGGGCTCAGAGGCACCATCATGGGTACAAAGCAGGCCATCAGCAGGGCAGCTAACAGCAGGGTAAGTGAACTAGTGGCTGGCAGTCCAATAAAGCAACTGGGCAGGGGACCTGGACTGATTGCAAGCGATGGCACTGACAGCTGGACCAGTAACTTCAGTgggtcacaaacaaacacgcctcTGCCGTCACCATACAGCAAGATCACAGCACCTCGAAGGCCTCAGCGCTACAGCAGTGGACACGGCAGCGACAACAGCAGCGTCCTGAGTGGGGAGCTGCCTCCCGCCATGGGCCGCACAGCCCTGTTTTACCACAGCGGTGGAAGCAGCGGCTACGAGAGCATGATCCGCGACAGTGAGACCACTGGCAGCACCTCATCAGCGCACGACTCCATGAGTGAGAGCAGAGCGTCATCATCCAAGAGCAGAGCTTCTAAATCCTCCAGGAAGAGAGGAAACG CTGGTGACATCCTGATCCAGATTCTGCAGCGTTTCAAGGATTTGACCAGAAACGTCAGGCCTGCATTGAAATTAGATTCTCTGTCTTCAAGCACTCATTCTCGGAGTATTGATGGCAAAAGCGACAGAACCATAAAACTCGTATCTTCAGGATAA